A region of Lepeophtheirus salmonis chromosome 13, UVic_Lsal_1.4, whole genome shotgun sequence DNA encodes the following proteins:
- the LOC121128757 gene encoding sodium- and chloride-dependent GABA transporter 1: protein MRRNSVSRKSRNSSGNSLKSGGVHESLRHEEDLEHVPIEFAAKSQILVDPRDIQIVEIGPNGTAGPVNITGVDDGVAFDPDEDEDGRGGWDNKWDFLFSCISVSVGLGNVWRFPYLCYKNGGGTFLLIYFIAMFACGIPIFFQEVAIGQYLGSGGLTMVGQLVPILQGVGYATMTIVFFLDIYYCIIIAWTLFYLIQTFINFPNLPWGTCDNYWNSEYCFNGDHESNATILKKHLANNLTKSPVEEYWDRRVLNITGGIEDVGGIQWELFGTLVCGWVIVYLIICKGLHSSGKVIWFTAIFPYVVMTVLLIRSVTLPGASIGLWRYVTPVWDKLYDSETWIDSATQIFFAYSIGTGALPALGSYNKFYHNCIKDSIITCFVNTGTCLFAGCVTFSILGHMAHNQGISIEKVVNSGPGLVFVTYPEVVLKLPGGSFWAVIFFVMLVTIGIDSEFCIVESLVTGIVDMWPDTLRPRRRLFTAGVCLLLFLLGIPMTTQGGAFIFQLMDFYSASGIPILWCCFFQTISIGWIFGTKRFAGCVEQMTGFRPNFYWIATWGFVAPVVMASIFIFYLFRWSPVKYGDIQYPLSAHVIGFVMSLMSMLWIPGYAIYYMLNQRGNLKDRLIKGLMPNIKSNRIKAPAKNMSERELQFYESSARLLKNSSFVTPNASFNIQPVP, encoded by the exons ATGAGACGAAACTCGGTCTCGAGAAAGTCCAGAAACTCTTCTGGGAACTCTTTAAAGAGTGGTGGAGTTCACGAATCCCTCCGACACGAAGAAGATCTCGAACATGTACCCATCGAA TTTGCTGCCAAATCCCAAATCCTTGTCGACCCTCGAGACATCCAAATAGTAGAAATAGGGCCAAATGGGACTGCTGGTCCAGTCAACATCACAGGAGTGGACGATGGTGTTGCTTTCGATCCTGATGAGGATGAGGATGGAAGGGGAGGCTGGGATAATAAGTGGGACTTCCTTTTTTCCTGTATTTCCGTTTCTGTGGGACTTGGAAATGTTTGGAGATTCCCTTATCTTTGCTATAAGAATGGTGGAG gaacatttttgttgatatactTCATTGCAATGTTTGCGTGTGGaatcccaatattttttcaagaagttGCCATTGGCCAATACTTAGGATCTGGCGGTTTAACTATGGTTGGCCAGCTGGTTCCAATTCTTCAAG GAGTGGGCTACGCCACTATGACGATCGTGTTCTTTTTGGACATTTACTATTGCATCATTATAGCTTGGACTTTATTCTATCTCATTCAGACCTTCATAAATTTTCCCAATCTCCCATGGGGAACATGCGACAATTATTGGAATTCGGAATACTGCTTCAACGGGGATCATGAGTCCAATGCtaccattttaaaaaaacatttagcaAATAATTTGACGAAATCTCCAGTGGAAGAATATTGGGA TCGTCGTGTTTTGAACATTACAGGTGGTATTGAGGATGTAGGTGGGATACAGTGGGAACTTTTTGGCACTCTTGTATGTGGATGGGTCATTGTTTACTTGATTATATGTAAGGGTCTTCACTCATCTGGAAAG GTCATTTGGTTTACAGCTATTTTCCCTTACGTAGTTATGACAGTCCTTCTTATTCGATCTGTGACATTGCCGGGTGCCTCTATTGGCCTCTGGAGATATGTTACTCCTGTTTGGGATAAGCTCTATGATTCCGAAACGTGGATTGATAGCGCAacccaaatattttttgcttatagCATAGGCACAGGAGCCCTACCTGCACTCGGATCATATAATAAATTCTATCATAACTGTATCAA GGATTCAATTATTACCTGCTTTGTGAATACTGGCACATGTTTATTTGCTGGATGTGTCACATTTTCCATTTTGGGACATATGGCCCATAATCaa GGCATTTCCATTGAGAAAGTTGTCAATTCCGGCCCGGGCTTAGTTTTTGTAACTTACCCCGAAGTTGTGTTAAAACTTCCTGGTGGATCCTTTTGGGCTGTAATCTTCTTTGTCATGCTTGTG ACCATTGGGATTGATAGTGAGTTCTGTATTGTGGAGAGTTTAGTTACTGGAATTGTGGACATGTGGCCAGACACTCTAAGACCACGTCGACGACTTTTCACAGCCGGAGTTTGCCTGCTCCTATTCCTTCTCGGTATCCCAATGACGACACAAGGGGGAGCCTTCATCTTTCAACTCATGGATTTTTATAGTGCAAGCGGAATTCCAATTCTTTGGTGTTGTTTCTTTCAAACCATTTCCATTGGATGGATATTTGGAACGAAACGATTTGCGGGTTGTGTTGAGCAAATGACGGGATTTCGACCCAACTTTTACTGGATTGCCACTTGGGGATTTGTGGCTCCGGTTGTCATGGCG AGTATTTTCATCTTCTATTTGTTCCGTTGGAGTCCTGTCAAATATGGAGACATTCAGTATCCACTCTCTGCTCATGTCATTGGCTTCGTTATGTCACTCATGTCGATGCTCTGGATTCCAGGCTATGCCATTTACTACATGCTGAATCAAAGAGGAAATTTGAAAGAC AGACTCATCAAGGGCCTAATGCCAAACATTAAGTCCAACCGTATAAAGGCTCCAGCAAAGAACATGTCGGAAAgagaattacaattttatgaatCAAGTGCTCGATTGCTCAAAAATTCCTCATTTGTGACGCCCAACGCTTCATTTAACATCCAGCCGGTTCCTTAG
- the LOC121128756 gene encoding LOW QUALITY PROTEIN: uncharacterized protein (The sequence of the model RefSeq protein was modified relative to this genomic sequence to represent the inferred CDS: deleted 2 bases in 1 codon) codes for MSTSDCEEEEADDCCDLYSRIDSSSDMDVNAVSNANRLGNHSINHPHVHSQSSHKQPSSSAANKHHLHSANYVNLLNHHHHHHHHNLHNYKQQNEGLDDSSSSLRRSTGLVASSSSSNGNNIDSNAYSQSSLSRRDKSRSCPRAQQHGGGRKSRSRDRADVIDNKSSMITGNSSTTPGGGGDCIITEREKELELIHRRSRELLLSPRTMNCRSRDGSMDRYDGKGSLPRSPGASVSSSGVSSSKPPPLPPRLHSPMNNNNNNTSQSGRYKSPSPCAPGSGYYHHHHNHLYLHRHHHQPQPPHPPPQSNQAPPPPYRQSLRRRVQSPNRRDFKDFSNPRSRDLRSPMKHIRSYLDEEEDSGADSLGNDQPGSPCVGCCSNDKSSSGGNNNALVVYDHHRSDSSPPMCCESYCPIISHHPSPSLSIEVEERLRCLEGDKDTLHMQVAVLSRQIDGQTNKIYDLEKVLDDKKDVLRKTEDVLSREMLSRSSLETKKLELLSEIANLKLKQAATERENTDLRTKLEYVTKYPPEPSHVFAPSLFGTTPRRPRARSSNNNKTPSLPLETHFDYEENERSRRAPPPSSCHRRSPPSHGGSAPNLVALSERKTATSTFKRNYSRNSVEKAVVSSVVSNPIATKPKGLKKIWGKMRRSNSGNLIEQEHSANENNAPSHNNGGNESRNSSSSTNSNNTNRNSGGEDSKYRNSGGSRFAGWMMSGLPESHLPFRQWKVDTIISWLDHLGLYMYSSEVRKHVKTGDDLLKMVISNVTSEPIPPISSCGSDLEIKLGIKHVLHRKKLVLALNAKAESEVDDLAGRLDHHWVVRWLDDVGLPQYKDTFLEARIDGRVLNFLTVEDLFHLKITNMLHHLSLRRGVQVLRSSKFEPGCIKRRADPGDDKDRYSSPTEVTLWSNHRVMEWLRHIDLAEYASNLRGSGVHGALIVFEPKFNAELMASLLSIPVNKSLLRRHLTLHFRNLVGRDRMIEKREAQEANNALLTPTAKVKTQKRQFPLARRKKSKHELDLDDLICPMEEDDEE; via the exons ATGTCAACAAGCGACTGTGAGGAAGAGGAGGCAGATGACTGCTGTGACCTCTACAGTCGAATAGATAGTTCTTCAGACATGGATGTCAACGCCGTGTCTAATGCCAACAGACTCGGGAACCATTCAATTAATCATCCTCATGTCCATTCACAATCTTCTCATAAACAACCCTCTTCCTCAGCAGCGAACAAACATCATCTTCATTCAGCCAACTACGTCAACCTCTTGaaccatcatcatcatcatcatcatcacaaCCTTCACAACTACAAGCAACAAAATGAGGGATTAGACGATTCAAGCTCCTCACTTAGACGCTCCACCGGACTAGTtgcctcctcctcctcctctaaTGGCAATAACATTGACAGCAATGCTTACAGTCAGTCCTCGCTTTCACGACGAGACAAATCACG ATCATGTCCTAGAGCACAGCAGCATGGAGGAGGGAGGAAAAGCCGATCTCGTGATAGAGCGGACGTAATAGATAACAAATCATCAATGATTACTGGGAACTCTTCCACAACCCCTGGAGGTGGAGGAGATTGTATCATcacagagagagaaaaagaattAGAATTGATTCATCGACGCTCCAGGGAGCTTTTGTTAAGTCCACGAACTATGAATTGTCGCAGCCGGGATGGAAGTATGGACAGATATGATGGAAAAGGGAGTCTACCTCGATCTCCTGGTGCAAGTGTGTCTTCTTCCGGAGTCTCATCATCAAAACCTCCTCCTCTACCTCCGAGACTCCACTCTcctatgaataataataataataatacctcaCAGTCGGGAAG ATACAAATCTCCGTCCCCTTGTGCACCTGGAAGTGGCTACTATCATCACCATCACAATCATCTTTATCTACATCGCCACCATCATCAACCACAGCCACCGCACCCGCCACCACAATCTAACCAGGCACCCCCACCTCCATATCGACAATCATTGAGACGACGGGTTCAATCCCCCAATCGGAGGGATTTTAAGGACTTTTCCAACCCTCGATCTCGTGATCTCCGCTCTCCCATGAAACACATCCGTTCCTATCTTGACGAAGAAGAGGATTCAGGAGCTGATTCCTTAGGAAACGACCAGCCAGGATCTCCTTGTGTTGGTTGCTGTAGCAATGACAAAAGTAGCAGTGGCGGAAATAATAACGCCCTCGTTGTCTATGATCATCACCGTTCAGACTCGTCTCCTCCTATGTGCTGTGAATCCTATTGCCCCATTATATCTCATCACCCTAGTCCATCATTGTCCATTGAGGTTGAAGAAAGGCTTCGATGCTTAGAAGGAGATAAAGATACTCTCCACATGCAA GTCGCTGTTCTATCCAGACAAATTGATGGCCAAACTAATAAAATCTATGATCTTGAAAAAGTACTAGACGATAAAAAGGATGTCCTACGGAAAACGGAGGATGTTTTGAGTCGAGAAATGCTGTCGAGGTCCTCTTTAGAAACTAAAAAACTCGAACTATTATCAGAAATAGCAAATTTAAAGCTCAAACAAGCAGCCACTGAAAGGGAAAATACAGATCTTAGAACAAAATTAGAATATGTGACAAAATATCCTCCTGAGCCCTCTCATGTTTTTGCGCCATCCCTTTTTGGAACTACACCTCGGAGACCTCGAGCAAgatcttcaaataataataaaactccaTCACTACCCTTGGAAACTCACTTTGATTATGAGGAAAATGAAAGGAGTAGACGAGCACCTCCTCCCTCCTCATGTCATAGAAGGAGCCCTCCTAGCCATGGAGGTTCAGCGCCAAATTTGGTGGCTTTGAGTGAGAGAAAAACAGCCACCAGTACCTTTAAACGCAATTATTCACGAAATTCTGTGGAGAAGGCAGTTGTCTCTTCTGTGGTTAGCAATCCGATAGCAACAAAGCCAAAAGGACTGAAGAAAATATGGGGGAAAATGCGTCGCTCAAATAGTGGAAATCTCATTGAACAAGAACATTCTGCGAATGAGAATAACGCACCATCTCACAATAATGGCGGGAATGAATCTCGGAACTCCTCCTCATCCACAAACTCAAATAACACAAACCGAAATAGTGGTGGGGAAGACTCTAAATACAGAAATAGTGGAGGATCTCGTTTTGCTGGATGGATGATGTCTGGTCTACCAGAATCACATCTACCGTTTCGCCAATGGAAAGTGGATACAATCATATCTTGGTTAGATCATTTGGGGCTTTACATGTACAGCTCTGAAGTAAGAAAGCACGTTAAAACCGGAGATGATTTGCTCAAGATGGTCATCAGCAATGTAACATCTGAACCAATCCCACCAATAAGTTCTTGTGGGTCCGATCTTGAAATCAAATTAGGGATCAAACACGTTTTACATAGGAAAAAGCTTGTTTTGGCGTTGAATGCAAAGGCTGAGAGTGAAGTTGATGATTTAGCTGGAAGGCTTGATCATCATTGGGTTGTCCGATGGCTTGATGATGTTGGTCTCCCTCAGTACAAGGATACATTTTTGGAGGCACGGATTGATGGACGTGTTCTCAACTTCTTAACAGTGGAGGATTTGTTCCActtaaaaatcacaaatatgcTCCATCATCTCAGCCTCCGTCGAGGAGTACAAGTTCTTCGATCCTCAAAATTCGAACCTGGGTGTATTAAACGTCGTGCTGATCCAGGAGACGATAAAGACCGATACTCATCTCCAACAGAAGTGACTTTATGGTCAAATCATAGAGTCATGGAATGGTTACGCCACATTGACCTTGCAGAGTATGCCTCTAACCTCAGAGGATCAGGTGTCCATGGAGCACTCATAGTATTTGAGCCAAAATTTAATGCAGAGCTCATGGCCTCACTTCTTTCTATACCTGTTAATAAGAGTCTTTTAAGAAGACACTTGACTCTACATTTTCGTAATCTAGTGGGTAGGGATCGAATGATAGAGAAAAGAGAGGCTCAAGAAGCAAACAATGCACTCCTTACTCCTACAGCCAAAGttaaaactcaaaaaaga caatttccATTGGCGAGGCGTAAAAAGTCCAAGCATGAATTGGACCTTGATGACCTCATTTGCCCCATGGAAGAAGATGATGAGGAATAA